One Sinorhizobium mexicanum genomic region harbors:
- the mnhG gene encoding monovalent cation/H(+) antiporter subunit G, giving the protein MEAQANAAITLVVALIVLVGALFSLLAALGIVRFPDLYTRMHAASKAGTIGSGLLLLAAGLHSLDGAILVRALAGFVFFILTAPISAHLLAKAAHQAGYRLTKLSVIDQLPQKEEPRRL; this is encoded by the coding sequence ATGGAAGCGCAAGCCAATGCCGCAATCACGCTTGTCGTCGCGTTGATCGTCCTTGTCGGCGCTTTATTCTCGCTGCTGGCCGCTTTGGGAATCGTTCGGTTTCCCGACCTTTACACGCGGATGCATGCGGCCTCGAAAGCGGGAACGATCGGCTCCGGCCTCTTGCTTCTGGCTGCGGGGTTGCATTCCCTTGACGGTGCAATTCTCGTGCGTGCGCTTGCCGGCTTTGTTTTCTTCATTCTGACGGCGCCGATCTCTGCCCATCTTCTGGCCAAAGCCGCGCACCAGGCGGGTTACAGGTTGACGAAACTGTCGGTAATAGATCAGCTTCCACAAAAGGAAGAGCCACGTCGGCTTTGA
- the mucR gene encoding exopolysaccharide biosynthesis transcriptional regulator MucR has protein sequence MTETTPGASHELLVELTAEIVAAYVSNHVVPVAELPTLIADVHSALNNTTAPAPVVVPVEKPKPAVSVRKSVQDDQITCLECGGTFKSLKRHLMTHHNLSPEEYREKWDLPADYPMVAPAYAEARSRLAKEMGLGQRRKRRGK, from the coding sequence ATGACAGAAACCACGCCCGGCGCGAGCCATGAACTCCTGGTTGAGTTGACGGCGGAAATCGTTGCCGCCTATGTAAGCAACCACGTGGTTCCGGTTGCCGAGCTTCCGACGCTCATAGCCGATGTTCACTCGGCGCTCAACAACACGACGGCTCCTGCACCGGTGGTGGTTCCGGTCGAGAAGCCGAAACCCGCCGTTTCGGTGCGCAAGTCGGTTCAGGATGACCAGATCACCTGCCTTGAATGCGGTGGCACGTTCAAGTCGCTGAAGCGCCACCTGATGACCCATCACAATCTTTCGCCTGAAGAGTATCGCGAAAAGTGGGATCTGCCTGCGGACTACCCGATGGTTGCGCCCGCCTATGCGGAAGCCCGCTCGCGTCTCGCCAAGGAGATGGGCCTCGGACAGCGTCGCAAGCGCCGCGGGAAGTAA
- a CDS encoding SufE family protein has translation MASLEQIIDDFSFLDEWEDRYRYVIELGKSLPEMPEALRTSENKVQGCASQVWLVTHTTGDPENPVLTFEGESDAHIVRGLVAIVLALYSGKHASEIAQLDALDVFGKIGLIEHLSSQRANGLRSMVRRIKNEAEVRLAA, from the coding sequence ATGGCTTCACTTGAGCAGATCATTGACGACTTTTCCTTTCTGGACGAGTGGGAGGATCGCTACCGCTACGTGATCGAGCTGGGCAAGAGTTTGCCGGAGATGCCGGAGGCCTTGCGAACCAGCGAGAACAAGGTTCAGGGCTGTGCAAGCCAGGTCTGGCTTGTGACTCACACGACCGGTGATCCGGAGAACCCCGTCCTGACCTTCGAAGGGGAATCCGACGCCCACATCGTCCGTGGTCTCGTGGCGATCGTTCTCGCCCTCTATTCCGGTAAGCACGCTTCGGAAATCGCGCAGCTCGACGCCCTCGACGTCTTCGGCAAGATCGGCCTCATCGAGCATCTGTCGTCACAGCGCGCCAATGGCCTGCGCTCCATGGTCCGGCGGATCAAGAACGAGGCAGAAGTCCGGCTGGCGGCCTGA
- a CDS encoding Na+/H+ antiporter subunit D, giving the protein MAVPTPSSVDLSAALVLGPTTGADWLVILPVAWCFTIGAVLVMLRRSVGLHPIIAVAGLAGLVLIDALLLGHVAAKGPVTMVMGRWLPPFGIAFTVDLTGALFALVAAIVALAGGIFSLADINDSGRRYGFYPFLMLLMAGVSGAFLTGDIFNLYVWFEVLLISSFGLLVLGSEPEQIDGTVKYGFLNLVATTLFLVATGYLYAVFGTLNMADIARKAEGLRGSAPLMTLTALYVLAFGMKAAAFPVNFWLPASYHTPRVVVSALFAGLLTKVGIYALIRVMVMLFPVEREELSFVMALAGALTMIVGVLGALAQTDFRRILGYLVVSGIGSMLAGIAVGGPGGIGGAIFYALHSMLVMTGLYFAAGIAARLGGDSSIATVSGLYRKNVGFAALTLMLCFAVSGLPPFSGFWPKVMLVKAALDIGAWWLAAALLLAGFCTVIVTGRLFLLAYWRDEPGAAAETVRLPPAVLAPLTALSLLTLGIGLYPEPLLATIQSAAAGLAEPSAYLNSVFPVGGLR; this is encoded by the coding sequence ATGGCTGTCCCGACCCCTTCCTCCGTCGATCTTTCCGCCGCGCTCGTTCTCGGCCCGACGACCGGTGCCGATTGGCTGGTGATCCTGCCGGTCGCCTGGTGCTTCACCATCGGCGCGGTTCTGGTCATGTTGCGCCGCTCGGTCGGGCTTCACCCGATCATCGCGGTTGCAGGCCTCGCAGGACTTGTCCTCATCGACGCGCTGTTGCTCGGACATGTGGCAGCCAAGGGGCCGGTGACTATGGTCATGGGGCGTTGGTTGCCACCCTTCGGCATCGCCTTCACGGTCGATCTGACCGGAGCGCTCTTTGCTCTGGTCGCGGCAATCGTTGCCCTCGCTGGCGGCATCTTCTCGCTCGCCGATATCAACGACAGCGGCCGGCGCTACGGCTTCTATCCGTTCCTGATGCTGCTGATGGCGGGCGTCTCCGGCGCTTTCCTGACCGGGGACATATTTAACCTCTACGTCTGGTTCGAAGTTCTGCTGATCTCCTCTTTCGGTCTTCTGGTTCTCGGCTCCGAGCCCGAGCAGATCGACGGCACGGTGAAGTATGGCTTCCTGAATCTCGTGGCAACGACGCTGTTCCTGGTCGCGACGGGCTATCTTTATGCCGTGTTCGGCACGCTGAACATGGCCGACATCGCCCGCAAGGCGGAAGGTTTGCGGGGCAGCGCGCCGTTGATGACGCTGACTGCGCTCTATGTGCTGGCATTCGGCATGAAGGCCGCGGCCTTCCCTGTGAATTTCTGGCTGCCGGCCTCCTACCACACCCCGCGCGTCGTCGTGTCGGCGCTTTTTGCCGGTCTGCTCACCAAGGTCGGTATCTACGCTCTGATCCGCGTGATGGTCATGCTTTTCCCAGTTGAACGAGAGGAACTGAGCTTCGTCATGGCGCTTGCGGGGGCGTTGACGATGATTGTCGGTGTTCTCGGCGCGCTGGCGCAGACCGACTTCCGCCGCATCCTTGGCTATCTCGTGGTTTCAGGGATCGGGTCGATGCTCGCGGGGATCGCTGTCGGTGGTCCTGGCGGTATCGGCGGCGCGATCTTCTATGCGCTCCATTCGATGCTGGTGATGACCGGCCTCTATTTCGCCGCCGGAATCGCCGCGCGGCTCGGCGGGGACTCTTCCATCGCGACCGTCTCGGGCCTCTACCGCAAGAACGTGGGATTTGCCGCGCTGACCTTGATGTTGTGCTTTGCTGTCTCCGGGCTGCCGCCCTTTTCCGGCTTCTGGCCGAAGGTCATGCTCGTAAAGGCGGCGCTCGACATCGGTGCCTGGTGGCTTGCGGCGGCACTCCTTCTTGCCGGCTTCTGCACGGTGATTGTGACCGGCCGTCTGTTCCTGCTTGCCTATTGGCGCGACGAGCCCGGTGCGGCCGCCGAGACCGTGCGGCTGCCGCCGGCCGTATTGGCGCCGCTTACGGCCCTTTCCCTCCTCACACTCGGGATCGGCCTCTATCCGGAGCCGCTGCTGGCGACGATCCAGAGTGCGGCCGCCGGACTAGCGGAGCCGTCGGCGTACCTGAACTCGGTCTTTCCCGTGGGAGGCCTGAGATGA
- a CDS encoding Na+/H+ antiporter subunit E: protein MKFLVINLIFTVIWGAISSSFTLANLVLGFLVSALSLALIRRELRPVTYPIRPLRMLLLLLLFFKELAVSATKVAILVMQPKMVLKPGIFAYPLTLKSDFEITLLANLITLTPGTLSVDVSDDRKTLYVHALECADPGTLRQDIARGFERRIREAFGS, encoded by the coding sequence ATGAAGTTCCTTGTGATCAACCTGATCTTCACCGTCATCTGGGGCGCTATCAGTTCGAGCTTCACCCTCGCAAATCTCGTGCTCGGCTTTCTGGTCAGCGCGCTGTCGCTTGCGCTTATCCGGCGTGAACTGCGGCCAGTGACCTACCCGATACGGCCTCTGCGCATGTTGCTTCTCCTGCTGCTCTTCTTCAAGGAGCTCGCCGTTTCCGCGACCAAGGTCGCCATTCTCGTCATGCAGCCGAAGATGGTGCTGAAGCCCGGCATCTTTGCCTACCCGCTGACGCTCAAGAGCGATTTCGAGATCACCCTGCTCGCCAATCTCATCACTCTGACGCCGGGGACCCTTTCGGTCGACGTCTCCGACGATCGCAAGACCCTTTATGTCCATGCGCTCGAATGCGCCGATCCGGGCACACTTCGACAGGACATCGCGCGCGGCTTCGAACGCCGAATCCGGGAGGCCTTTGGATCGTGA
- a CDS encoding cation:proton antiporter — protein MMAETVLSAAIGFALVLLSAALLMTVLRIIRGPTLPDRVLGLDMLVAIAIGFIAVIAIKTGFNLYIDIAIALGLVGFLATVAFARFILARGLAPEQSAVAASTKKTPPKRGKAAPAARRKRRGAR, from the coding sequence GTGATGGCTGAGACCGTACTTTCCGCAGCGATCGGCTTCGCGCTGGTGCTCCTCTCCGCCGCGCTGTTGATGACGGTGCTGCGCATCATCCGGGGGCCCACTTTGCCGGACCGCGTCCTCGGGCTCGATATGCTGGTGGCGATCGCGATCGGCTTTATTGCCGTGATCGCCATCAAGACAGGCTTCAACCTGTACATAGACATTGCCATCGCTTTGGGCCTGGTCGGCTTTCTCGCCACCGTGGCCTTCGCGCGTTTCATCCTGGCGCGCGGCCTGGCGCCGGAACAGTCCGCCGTGGCCGCGTCCACCAAAAAGACACCCCCGAAGCGCGGCAAGGCCGCCCCGGCGGCGCGCCGCAAACGCCGAGGAGCACGTTGA